In the Streptomyces sp. cg36 genome, one interval contains:
- a CDS encoding ABC transporter ATP-binding protein: MVAPPDNDVLWGRSLHHAHGGSPALTGVSLEIREGEILAVAGPRGSGKTTLLRALSGQLVPDQGEVWFNSAPVHTLGALARERLRRDRFGWIDPQPTLVPELNAWENAALPLLLRGIAHRPAKKAALEWLERLDIGACARKRPHALLQAQRQRVAIARALVTAPAVLFADEPTATLHSADGAQVLRTLTAAARSHAITTVLATHDAQVAALADRTVRLLDGRRVSASEPGGSLDPEGRATCSLSV; this comes from the coding sequence ATGGTGGCCCCGCCGGACAACGATGTGCTCTGGGGACGTTCCCTGCACCACGCCCACGGCGGCTCGCCCGCCCTGACCGGGGTGTCCCTGGAGATCCGGGAGGGCGAGATCCTGGCCGTCGCCGGGCCGCGCGGCAGCGGCAAGACGACGCTGCTGCGCGCCCTGTCCGGCCAACTGGTCCCCGACCAGGGCGAGGTGTGGTTCAACAGCGCGCCCGTGCACACCCTCGGCGCGCTCGCCCGCGAGCGGCTGCGCCGCGACCGGTTCGGCTGGATCGACCCGCAGCCCACCCTGGTGCCCGAGCTCAACGCCTGGGAGAACGCGGCCCTGCCGCTGCTGCTGCGCGGCATCGCCCACCGGCCCGCCAAGAAGGCCGCCCTGGAGTGGCTGGAGCGGCTCGACATCGGGGCCTGCGCCCGCAAGCGCCCGCACGCCCTGCTCCAGGCCCAGCGCCAGCGCGTCGCGATCGCCCGGGCCCTGGTCACCGCCCCCGCCGTGCTCTTCGCCGACGAGCCGACCGCCACCCTGCACAGCGCCGACGGCGCCCAGGTCCTGCGCACCCTGACCGCCGCGGCCCGCTCGCACGCCATCACCACCGTCCTGGCCACGCACGACGCCCAGGTCGCCGCGCTCGCCGACCGCACGGTCCGGCTGCTCGACGGGCGCCGGGTGAGCGCGTCCGAGCCGGGCGGCTCCCTCGACCCGGAGGGCCGCGCCACGTGCTCGCTCTCCGTCTAG
- the frr gene encoding ribosome recycling factor, protein MIEEILLEAEEKMEKAVLVAKEDFAAIRTGRAHPAMFNKIVADYYGALTPINQLASFSVPEPRMAVVTPFDKSALRNIEQAIRDSDLGVNPSNDGSIIRVNFPELTEERRRDYIKVARTKAEDSKVSIRSVRRKAKDALDKLVKDKESGEDEVRRAEKELDDTTAKYVAQVDELLKHKEAELLEV, encoded by the coding sequence GTGATCGAAGAAATCCTCCTCGAAGCCGAGGAGAAGATGGAGAAGGCCGTCCTGGTCGCCAAGGAGGACTTCGCCGCGATTCGCACCGGCCGTGCGCACCCGGCGATGTTCAACAAGATCGTGGCGGACTACTACGGCGCGCTGACGCCGATCAACCAGCTGGCGTCGTTCTCGGTGCCGGAGCCGCGCATGGCCGTGGTGACCCCGTTCGACAAGAGCGCGCTGCGCAACATCGAGCAGGCCATCCGCGACTCGGACCTCGGCGTCAACCCGAGCAATGACGGCTCCATCATCCGGGTGAACTTCCCGGAGCTGACGGAGGAGCGCCGCCGGGACTACATCAAGGTCGCCCGGACCAAGGCCGAGGACTCCAAGGTGTCGATCCGCTCCGTGCGCCGCAAGGCGAAGGACGCCCTCGACAAGCTCGTCAAGGACAAGGAGTCCGGCGAGGACGAGGTCCGCCGTGCGGAGAAGGAGCTCGACGACACCACCGCGAAGTACGTCGCGCAGGTGGACGAGCTGCTCAAGCACAAGGAAGCAGAGCTGCTCGAGGTCTGA
- a CDS encoding ABC transporter permease, translating into MALPLAFFALFFAWPVAAIVGRGLRPDGGWQLGRLGEVLTEPDLQHVLWFTTWQALASTALTLLIALPGAYVFARLDFPGRDLLRAVVTVPFVLPTVVVGTAFLALVGRGGLLDELWGVRLDTTVWAILLAHVFFNYAVVVRTVGGLWAQLDPRQEEAARVLGASRLAAWRAVTLPALGPAVAAAALMVFLFTFTSFGVVQILGGPTFSTLEVEIYRQTAQLLDLPTAAVLTLVQFAAVGLILAVHARTVRRRESTLRLVDPALTARRPRGTGQWALLAGVLAVVAVLILLPLGVLVARSLDTPDGYGLDYFRSLQSAGEGGTFLVPPLEAVWNSVQYALAATAIALVVGGLAAAALARRGGRLVRGFDALLMLPLGVSAVTVGFGFLITLDKPPLDLRTSWILVPLAQALVGVPFVVRTMLPVLRAVDGRLREAAAVLGASPLRVWREVDLPLVRRALLIAAGFAFAVSLGEFGATVFIARPDRPTLPVAVARLLGRAGDLNYGQAMALSTILMVVCAAALLLLERARTDRTGEF; encoded by the coding sequence ATGGCCCTGCCGCTCGCGTTCTTCGCGCTCTTCTTCGCCTGGCCCGTCGCCGCGATCGTCGGCCGCGGGCTGCGGCCCGACGGCGGCTGGCAGCTGGGCCGGCTCGGTGAGGTGCTCACCGAGCCGGACCTCCAGCACGTCCTGTGGTTCACCACCTGGCAGGCGCTCGCCTCCACCGCGCTCACCCTCCTGATCGCCCTGCCCGGCGCCTATGTCTTCGCGCGCCTGGACTTCCCCGGCCGCGACCTGCTGCGGGCCGTCGTCACCGTCCCCTTCGTGCTGCCCACCGTCGTCGTCGGCACCGCCTTCCTCGCCCTGGTCGGGCGCGGCGGACTCCTGGACGAACTGTGGGGAGTGCGCCTGGACACCACCGTCTGGGCGATCCTGCTGGCCCACGTCTTCTTCAACTACGCCGTCGTCGTCCGGACCGTCGGCGGCCTGTGGGCCCAGCTCGACCCCCGCCAGGAAGAGGCCGCCCGGGTGCTCGGCGCCTCCCGGCTCGCCGCCTGGCGCGCGGTCACCCTGCCCGCGCTCGGCCCCGCCGTCGCCGCCGCCGCCCTCATGGTGTTCCTCTTCACCTTCACCTCCTTCGGCGTCGTCCAGATCCTCGGCGGCCCCACCTTCTCCACCCTCGAAGTGGAGATCTACCGCCAGACCGCCCAGCTCCTGGACCTGCCGACCGCCGCCGTCCTCACCCTCGTGCAGTTCGCGGCCGTCGGCCTCATCCTCGCCGTGCACGCCCGCACGGTACGGCGGCGCGAGAGCACCCTGCGCCTCGTCGACCCCGCGCTCACCGCCCGCCGCCCGCGCGGCACGGGACAGTGGGCGCTGCTCGCCGGCGTGCTCGCGGTCGTCGCCGTACTGATCCTGCTGCCGCTCGGCGTGCTCGTCGCCCGCTCCCTGGACACCCCCGACGGCTACGGCCTCGACTACTTCCGCTCCCTCCAGTCCGCCGGAGAGGGCGGCACCTTCCTCGTGCCGCCGCTGGAAGCGGTCTGGAACTCCGTGCAGTACGCGCTGGCCGCCACCGCCATCGCCCTCGTCGTCGGCGGACTCGCCGCAGCCGCCCTCGCCCGGCGCGGCGGACGCCTGGTGCGGGGCTTCGACGCGCTGCTCATGCTGCCGCTCGGCGTCTCCGCCGTCACCGTCGGCTTCGGCTTCCTGATCACCCTCGACAAGCCGCCGCTCGACCTGCGCACCTCCTGGATCCTGGTGCCGCTCGCCCAGGCACTGGTCGGCGTGCCCTTCGTCGTACGGACCATGCTGCCGGTGCTGCGCGCGGTCGACGGGCGGCTGCGCGAGGCCGCCGCCGTGCTCGGCGCCTCCCCGCTGCGGGTCTGGCGGGAGGTGGACCTGCCGCTGGTACGGCGGGCCCTGCTCATCGCCGCCGGATTCGCCTTCGCCGTCTCCCTCGGGGAGTTCGGCGCGACCGTCTTCATCGCCCGGCCCGACCGGCCCACCCTGCCCGTCGCCGTGGCCCGCCTCCTCGGCCGGGCCGGCGACCTCAACTACGGGCAGGCGATGGCCCTCAGCACCATCCTCATGGTCGTCTGCGCGGCGGCCCTGCTCCTCCTGGAGCGCGCCCGCACCGACCGGACCGGAGAATTCTGA
- a CDS encoding thiamine ABC transporter substrate binding subunit, with product MRSTKKLAATALAAALGVSALAACGGKDDAKTDGGTKSKTVTLVSHDSFAASDAVLKEFTAQTGYTVKVLKSGDAGAALNQEILTKGSPRGDVFFGVDNTLLSRALDNGIFTPYEAKGLAGVPADVQLDRAEHRVTPIDTGDICVNYDKKYFADKKLSPPQSFADLIKPEYKGLLVTENAATSSPGLGFLLASAAQYGDDGWQDYWKKLKDNGVKVVDGWEQAYNQEFSGSAGGRKAKGDRPLVVSYASSPPVEVLYAKPQPTEAPTGVATGTCFRQTEFAGLLKGAKNPDGGKALLDFLISKKFQEDMPLNMFVDPVLKDAKLPELFTKFGATVSQTHTVAPDKIAKNREQWVKTWSSLVLK from the coding sequence ATGCGCAGTACGAAGAAGCTGGCGGCCACCGCGCTGGCCGCGGCCCTCGGGGTCAGCGCGCTCGCCGCGTGCGGCGGCAAGGACGACGCCAAGACCGACGGCGGCACCAAGTCCAAGACCGTCACCCTGGTCAGCCACGACTCGTTCGCCGCCTCCGACGCGGTGCTCAAGGAGTTCACCGCGCAGACCGGCTACACCGTCAAGGTCCTCAAGAGCGGTGACGCGGGCGCGGCGCTCAACCAGGAGATCCTCACCAAGGGCTCCCCGCGCGGCGACGTGTTCTTCGGCGTCGACAACACCCTCCTCTCGCGCGCCCTCGACAACGGGATCTTCACCCCGTACGAGGCGAAGGGGCTGGCCGGGGTGCCCGCCGACGTCCAGCTCGACCGGGCCGAGCACCGGGTGACGCCCATCGACACCGGCGACATCTGCGTCAACTACGACAAGAAGTACTTCGCGGACAAGAAGCTCAGCCCGCCGCAGTCCTTCGCCGACCTGATCAAGCCCGAGTACAAGGGCCTGCTGGTCACCGAGAACGCGGCGACCTCCTCGCCCGGCCTCGGCTTCCTGCTCGCCAGCGCCGCCCAGTACGGCGACGACGGCTGGCAGGACTACTGGAAGAAGCTCAAGGACAACGGCGTCAAGGTCGTCGACGGCTGGGAGCAGGCGTACAACCAGGAGTTCTCCGGCTCGGCCGGCGGCAGGAAGGCCAAGGGCGACCGCCCGCTGGTCGTCTCCTACGCCTCCAGCCCGCCCGTGGAGGTCCTCTACGCCAAGCCGCAGCCCACCGAGGCCCCCACCGGCGTCGCCACCGGCACCTGCTTCCGCCAGACCGAGTTCGCCGGACTGCTCAAGGGCGCCAAGAACCCCGACGGCGGCAAGGCCCTCCTCGACTTCCTGATCTCCAAGAAGTTCCAGGAGGACATGCCGCTCAACATGTTCGTCGACCCCGTCCTGAAGGACGCCAAGCTGCCCGAGCTGTTCACCAAGTTCGGCGCCACCGTCAGCCAGACGCACACCGTCGCCCCGGACAAGATCGCCAAGAACCGTGAGCAGTGGGTCAAGACGTGGTCCTCGCTCGTCCTGAAGTAG
- the pyrH gene encoding UMP kinase, with translation MNQGADAATQADHKRDDGKVTGRFMLKLSGEAFAGGGGLGVDPDVVHAIAREIANVVRDGAQIAVVIGGGNFFRGAELQQRGMDRARSDYMGMLGTVMNCLALQDFLEKEGIDSRVQTAITMGQVAEPYIPLRAVRHLEKGRVVIFGAGMGMPYFSTDTTAAQRALEIDAEAMLMGKNGVDGVYDSDPRTNPDAVKFDALEYGEVITRDLKVADMTAITLCRDNNLPILVFELLAEGNIARAVKGEKIGTLVSDQGTRA, from the coding sequence ATGAATCAGGGCGCGGACGCCGCCACCCAGGCTGACCACAAGCGCGACGACGGCAAGGTCACCGGTCGCTTCATGCTGAAGCTGTCCGGTGAGGCGTTCGCCGGCGGAGGGGGTCTCGGTGTGGACCCCGACGTCGTGCACGCCATCGCCCGCGAGATCGCCAATGTCGTACGGGACGGTGCGCAGATCGCCGTCGTCATCGGCGGCGGCAACTTCTTCCGCGGGGCCGAGCTCCAGCAGCGCGGCATGGACCGGGCCCGCTCCGACTACATGGGCATGCTCGGCACGGTGATGAACTGCCTCGCCCTCCAGGACTTCCTGGAGAAGGAGGGCATCGACTCCCGGGTCCAGACCGCCATCACCATGGGCCAGGTCGCGGAGCCCTACATTCCGCTGCGCGCCGTGCGCCATCTGGAGAAGGGGCGCGTCGTGATCTTCGGCGCGGGCATGGGCATGCCCTACTTCTCCACCGACACCACGGCCGCCCAGCGTGCGCTGGAGATCGACGCCGAGGCCATGCTGATGGGCAAGAACGGGGTCGACGGGGTGTACGACTCCGACCCCCGCACCAACCCGGACGCCGTGAAGTTCGACGCGCTGGAGTACGGCGAGGTCATCACCCGGGACCTGAAGGTCGCGGACATGACGGCCATCACCCTCTGCCGCGACAACAACCTCCCCATCCTGGTCTTCGAACTGCTCGCCGAGGGCAACATCGCGCGCGCGGTCAAGGGTGAGAAGATCGGCACGCTCGTGAGCGACCAGGGCACCCGGGCCTGA
- a CDS encoding phosphatidate cytidylyltransferase, producing MNDSSWGAPPRPEHWGPPDQGPSQEVPSAGAAYDAYDAPSRTQPMPVIPGTDAEDREERDRGAARLSGPLFRDETPQEPMPSSVPPSTPQQPQRPAQPEKKRAGRDLRAAIGVGVGLGAVIMASLFVVKAVFVGVIAVAVVVGLWELTSRLAERKDIKAPLVPLAVGGAAMVVAGYARGAEGAWVAMALTSLAVLVWRMTEKPEGYLKDVTAGVFAAFYVPFLATFVAMMLTADDGPWRVFVFLLLTVVSDTGAYAIGWRFGKTKLAPRISPGKTREGLVGAVTFAMAAGAVCMQFLIDDGQWWQGLLLGLAVAASATLGDLGESMIKRDLGIKDMGTLLPGHGGIMDRLDSLLPTAPVVWLLLVAFVGS from the coding sequence ATGAACGACTCTTCCTGGGGGGCTCCGCCGCGACCCGAACACTGGGGGCCACCCGACCAGGGGCCTTCCCAGGAGGTGCCTTCGGCGGGTGCTGCCTACGATGCGTATGACGCCCCGTCCCGGACGCAGCCGATGCCCGTCATCCCGGGCACGGACGCCGAAGACCGCGAAGAACGTGACCGGGGGGCCGCTCGGCTGAGTGGCCCCCTGTTCCGCGATGAGACGCCGCAGGAGCCCATGCCCAGCTCGGTACCACCTTCGACTCCGCAGCAGCCGCAGCGGCCCGCGCAGCCGGAGAAGAAGCGGGCGGGGCGCGACCTGCGGGCCGCGATAGGGGTCGGCGTCGGACTCGGCGCGGTCATCATGGCGTCGCTGTTCGTCGTGAAGGCCGTCTTCGTCGGCGTGATCGCGGTGGCGGTCGTCGTCGGCCTGTGGGAGCTCACCTCCCGGCTGGCGGAGCGCAAGGACATCAAGGCGCCGCTGGTGCCGCTGGCGGTGGGCGGCGCGGCCATGGTCGTCGCCGGCTACGCGCGCGGTGCCGAGGGCGCCTGGGTCGCCATGGCGCTGACCTCGCTGGCGGTGCTGGTGTGGCGGATGACGGAGAAGCCCGAGGGCTATCTCAAGGACGTCACCGCCGGTGTCTTCGCCGCGTTCTACGTGCCGTTCCTGGCCACTTTCGTCGCGATGATGCTGACCGCCGACGACGGGCCGTGGCGGGTGTTCGTCTTCCTGCTGCTGACCGTGGTCAGCGACACCGGCGCGTACGCGATCGGCTGGCGCTTCGGCAAGACGAAGCTGGCGCCGCGCATCAGCCCCGGAAAGACCCGTGAGGGCCTGGTCGGCGCGGTGACGTTCGCGATGGCGGCGGGCGCGGTGTGCATGCAGTTCCTCATCGACGACGGCCAGTGGTGGCAGGGCCTGCTGCTCGGCCTCGCGGTCGCCGCCAGCGCCACGCTGGGTGACCTCGGCGAGTCGATGATCAAGCGGGACCTGGGCATCAAGGACATGGGCACGCTGCTGCCCGGCCACGGCGGGATCATGGACCGCCTGGACTCCCTGCTGCCGACGGCGCCGGTGGTCTGGCTGCTCCTGGTCGCCTTCGTCGGCAGTTGA
- the rlmN gene encoding 23S rRNA (adenine(2503)-C(2))-methyltransferase RlmN codes for MPKPGELTFVAPRGAKKPPRHLADLSPAERKEAVAAIGEKPFRAKQLSQHYFARYAHDPAQWTDIPAAARARLQEELLPDLMSVVRHISCDDDTTRKTLWRLHDGTLVESVLMRYPDRVTMCISSQAGCGMNCPFCATGQAGLDRNLSTAEIVHQIVDGMRALRDGEVPGGPARLSNIVFMGMGEPLANYKRVVGAIRRLTDPEPDGLGLSQRGITVSTVGLVPAMLRFADEGFKCRLAVSLHAPDDELRDTLVPVNTRWKVREVLDAAWEYAEKSGRRISIEYALIRDINDQAWRGDLLGRLLKGKRVHVNLIPLNPTPGSKWTASRPEDEKAFVEAIAAHGVPVTVRDTRGQEIDGACGQLAAAER; via the coding sequence ATGCCGAAGCCCGGAGAACTCACTTTCGTCGCCCCCCGCGGAGCCAAGAAGCCGCCGCGGCACCTCGCCGACCTCTCGCCCGCCGAGCGCAAGGAGGCCGTCGCCGCGATCGGCGAGAAGCCGTTCCGCGCCAAGCAGCTGTCGCAGCACTACTTCGCGCGGTACGCGCACGACCCCGCGCAGTGGACGGACATCCCCGCCGCCGCGCGCGCCCGGCTCCAGGAGGAGCTGCTGCCCGACCTGATGTCGGTCGTGCGGCACATCTCGTGCGACGACGACACCACCCGCAAGACGCTGTGGCGGCTGCACGACGGGACGCTGGTCGAGTCGGTCCTGATGCGCTACCCGGACCGGGTGACCATGTGCATCTCCTCGCAGGCCGGCTGCGGCATGAACTGCCCGTTCTGCGCCACCGGCCAGGCCGGCCTGGACCGCAATCTGTCGACCGCCGAGATCGTCCACCAGATCGTCGACGGCATGCGCGCCCTGCGCGACGGCGAGGTCCCCGGCGGCCCGGCCCGGCTCTCCAACATCGTCTTCATGGGCATGGGCGAGCCGCTCGCCAACTACAAGCGGGTCGTCGGCGCCATCCGCCGTCTCACCGACCCCGAGCCCGACGGCCTGGGCCTGTCTCAGCGCGGCATCACCGTCTCCACCGTCGGCCTGGTCCCGGCCATGCTCCGGTTCGCCGACGAGGGCTTCAAGTGCCGTCTCGCCGTCTCGCTGCACGCCCCGGACGACGAGCTGCGCGACACCCTCGTGCCGGTCAACACCCGCTGGAAGGTCCGCGAGGTCCTCGACGCGGCCTGGGAGTACGCGGAGAAGTCCGGCCGCCGCATCTCCATCGAGTACGCACTGATCCGTGACATCAACGACCAGGCGTGGCGCGGTGACCTGCTGGGCCGCCTCCTCAAGGGCAAGCGCGTCCACGTCAACCTGATCCCGCTGAACCCGACGCCGGGCTCGAAGTGGACGGCCTCGCGCCCCGAGGACGAGAAGGCGTTCGTCGAGGCGATCGCCGCCCACGGCGTGCCGGTGACCGTCCGCGACACCCGTGGCCAGGAGATCGACGGAGCGTGCGGGCAGCTCGCCGCGGCCGAGAGGTAG
- a CDS encoding ABC transporter ATP-binding protein yields the protein MLELDSVTVRFGERAVLDAVGLNVAAHETVCVLGPSGSGKSTLLRVVAGLQETDGGRVLLGGADQRGVPVHRRGVGLMFQDHQLFPQRDVAGNVAFGLRMHKVARAEQARRVEELLELVGLPGAGRRAVAALSGGEQQRVALARALAPSPRLLMLDEPLGQLDRTLRERLVVELRSLFGQLGTTVLAVTHDQGEAFALADRVVVMRDGRIAQTGTPLEVWQRPASEFVARFLGFENVVAATVSGEVAATEWGKLPVPPGSSQGEARLLVRPAGVRVVEAGRGLACEVVGRTFRGHHVTLRLRPGGGAVLEAECGLRDAVGVGEEVGVVFLAEETVVLSPAPPVP from the coding sequence ATGCTCGAACTCGACTCGGTGACCGTACGGTTCGGGGAGCGGGCCGTGCTCGACGCGGTCGGCCTGAACGTCGCCGCCCACGAGACGGTGTGCGTGCTCGGGCCCAGCGGCAGCGGCAAGTCCACACTGCTGCGGGTGGTCGCCGGGCTCCAGGAGACCGACGGCGGACGGGTCCTGCTCGGCGGCGCCGACCAGCGCGGGGTGCCCGTGCACCGGCGCGGGGTCGGCCTGATGTTCCAGGACCACCAGCTCTTCCCGCAGCGGGACGTCGCCGGGAACGTGGCGTTCGGGCTGCGCATGCACAAGGTGGCGCGCGCCGAACAGGCCCGCCGGGTCGAGGAGCTCCTCGAACTCGTCGGGCTGCCCGGCGCCGGGCGGCGGGCCGTCGCGGCGCTGTCCGGCGGCGAACAGCAGCGCGTCGCGCTCGCCCGCGCGCTCGCGCCCTCCCCGCGGCTGCTCATGCTGGACGAGCCGCTCGGGCAGCTCGACCGTACGCTGCGGGAACGGCTCGTCGTCGAACTCCGTTCCCTCTTCGGGCAGTTGGGGACCACCGTGCTCGCCGTCACCCACGACCAGGGCGAGGCGTTCGCGCTCGCCGACCGGGTCGTCGTCATGCGGGACGGGCGCATCGCGCAGACCGGGACGCCGCTGGAGGTCTGGCAGCGGCCCGCGTCCGAGTTCGTGGCCCGCTTCCTCGGCTTCGAGAACGTGGTGGCGGCGACGGTGTCCGGGGAGGTGGCGGCCACCGAATGGGGCAAGCTGCCCGTTCCGCCCGGGTCGTCGCAGGGGGAGGCCCGGCTGCTCGTGCGGCCCGCGGGGGTACGGGTCGTGGAGGCGGGGCGGGGGCTCGCGTGCGAGGTGGTGGGGCGGACGTTCCGGGGCCACCACGTCACCCTGCGGCTGCGGCCCGGGGGCGGGGCGGTGCTGGAGGCGGAGTGCGGGTTGCGGGACGCGGTGGGGGTGGGGGAGGAGGTGGGGGTGGTGTTCCTGGCGGAGGAGACGGTCGTGCTGTCCCCCGCCCCGCCCGTTCCCTGA
- the tsf gene encoding translation elongation factor Ts: MANYTAADVKKLRELTGAGMMDCKKALDEADGNVDKAVEALRIKGQKGVAKREGRSAENGAVVSLLAEDNTSGVLLELKCETDFVAKGDKFQATAAALAAHVAKVSPADLEALLASEIEAGKTVQAYVDEANANLGEKIVLDRFAQYADGFVFAYMHRTMPDLPPQIGVLVELDKADAETAKGIAQHIAAFAPKWLSREDVPAEVVETERRVAEETTRAEGKPEAALPKIVEGRVNGFFKDATLLGQPYALDNKKSVQKVLDEAGVTLKRFTRIKVGI; the protein is encoded by the coding sequence ATGGCGAACTACACCGCCGCTGACGTCAAGAAGCTCCGCGAGCTCACCGGCGCCGGCATGATGGACTGCAAGAAGGCGCTGGACGAGGCCGACGGCAACGTCGACAAGGCCGTCGAGGCGCTGCGCATCAAGGGCCAGAAGGGCGTCGCCAAGCGCGAGGGCCGTTCCGCCGAGAACGGTGCGGTCGTCTCCCTGCTCGCCGAGGACAACACCTCCGGTGTCCTCCTCGAGCTGAAGTGCGAGACGGACTTCGTCGCCAAGGGCGACAAGTTCCAGGCCACCGCCGCCGCGCTCGCCGCGCACGTCGCCAAGGTGTCCCCGGCCGACCTGGAGGCGCTGCTCGCCTCCGAGATCGAGGCCGGCAAGACCGTCCAGGCGTACGTCGACGAGGCCAACGCCAACCTCGGCGAGAAGATCGTCCTGGACCGCTTCGCGCAGTACGCGGACGGCTTCGTCTTCGCGTACATGCACCGCACCATGCCCGACCTGCCGCCGCAGATCGGTGTGCTGGTCGAGCTGGACAAGGCCGACGCCGAGACCGCCAAGGGCATCGCGCAGCACATCGCCGCGTTCGCGCCGAAGTGGCTCTCCCGCGAGGACGTCCCGGCCGAGGTCGTCGAGACCGAGCGTCGCGTCGCCGAGGAGACCACCCGCGCCGAGGGCAAGCCCGAGGCCGCGCTGCCGAAGATCGTCGAGGGTCGTGTCAACGGCTTCTTCAAGGACGCCACGCTCCTTGGCCAGCCGTACGCGCTCGACAACAAGAAGTCGGTCCAGAAGGTTCTGGACGAGGCCGGTGTCACCCTGAAGCGCTTCACGCGCATCAAGGTCGGCATCTGA
- a CDS encoding LOG family protein: protein MASEDFQRVPGARDREIESVPEFDEVVARGTLAGFRLQSLDLTDRTDALLATGTAGAVFLGCRMTPEATVKVRADGALVFPPVPDLPFDPYRGLLYTPDELFDGVEDGYEHTPDARSYDWFRRTRSDGDVFASMLRSIHDDSVSDALDEHLAGARVVGVMGGHAMGRGTDAYAGAARLGRSLARDGFTVATGGGPGAMEAANLGAYLAPLADTALEDALKLLAEVPSFTPSVSRWARAAFEVRRRHPGGGPSVGIPTWFYGHEPPNAFAAHIAKYFANATREDGLLARSTAGVIFLPGAAGTVQEVFDNATPNYYESRGEPTPMVLVDRAHWTERLPVWPLLRALAEGRPMAGRIALVDSVDEAAAQLARLAG, encoded by the coding sequence ATGGCCAGTGAAGACTTTCAGCGGGTGCCGGGCGCGCGGGACCGCGAGATCGAGTCCGTCCCCGAGTTCGACGAGGTCGTGGCGCGCGGCACGCTCGCCGGATTCCGGCTGCAGTCGCTCGACCTGACGGACCGTACGGACGCCCTGCTGGCGACCGGCACCGCGGGCGCGGTCTTCCTGGGCTGCCGGATGACTCCCGAGGCCACCGTCAAGGTGCGGGCCGACGGGGCGCTGGTCTTCCCGCCCGTCCCCGATCTGCCGTTCGACCCGTACCGGGGGCTGCTCTACACCCCCGACGAGCTCTTCGACGGCGTCGAGGACGGCTACGAGCACACCCCGGACGCCCGCTCGTACGACTGGTTCCGGCGCACCCGGTCGGACGGTGACGTTTTCGCCTCGATGCTCCGCTCGATCCACGACGACTCGGTCTCCGACGCGCTCGACGAGCACCTCGCGGGGGCGCGGGTGGTGGGCGTGATGGGCGGGCACGCGATGGGCCGCGGCACCGACGCGTACGCGGGGGCCGCGCGGCTGGGGCGGTCGCTGGCCCGCGACGGCTTCACGGTGGCCACCGGCGGCGGCCCGGGCGCCATGGAGGCGGCGAACCTGGGCGCCTATCTGGCCCCGCTCGCGGACACCGCGCTGGAGGACGCGCTGAAGCTGCTGGCCGAGGTGCCCTCGTTCACGCCGTCGGTGTCGCGGTGGGCGCGCGCCGCGTTCGAGGTGCGCCGCCGCCACCCCGGGGGCGGCCCGTCGGTCGGCATCCCCACCTGGTTCTACGGGCACGAGCCGCCGAACGCGTTCGCCGCCCACATCGCCAAGTACTTCGCCAACGCCACCCGCGAGGACGGGCTGCTGGCCCGCTCCACGGCGGGCGTGATCTTCCTGCCGGGGGCCGCCGGGACCGTGCAGGAGGTCTTCGACAACGCCACCCCGAACTACTACGAGTCGCGCGGCGAGCCCACCCCGATGGTGCTGGTGGACCGGGCGCACTGGACCGAGCGGCTGCCCGTGTGGCCGCTGCTGCGGGCGCTCGCCGAGGGCCGGCCGATGGCGGGGCGGATCGCGCTGGTGGACTCGGTCGACGAGGCGGCGGCGCAGCTGGCCCGGCTCGCGGGGTAA